The Acinetobacter calcoaceticus sequence ATGCGTATAAACCAATAGCACGATTCGCTTGTTCGGTATGGCCTAATTTATGTGTTGTAATTAAATCAATCGCAATATAATTTTCAAAAATAGTAATATTTTTTCGTTCTTTAGCGCGTTCAACTAAAGTGGTTGAAATAGCTTTGCCTGTTGCATCAGCAGAATGAATAATGCGGCGGTGTGAATGGCCACCTTCTCGGGTTAAATGAAGTTGTTCATCTTCATCTAGGGTAAACTGAACGCCTTGCTTTAATAGAAAATCTACAGAAGAGCGACCACCTTCTACAGTATGCTGAACCGCATCCATTTCACACAAATGAGCACCTGCAATCATAGTGTCATTAATGTGTTGTTGAATAGAGTCAGTCTCATCAAGAACAGCAGCAACACCACCTTGAGCGTAGAAGGTACTTGCTTCAGTTAAAGCAGCTTTGGCTAAAACTGCAATATTAAAATGATTTGGTAACGATAAAGCCAGACTTAAACCAGCGCCGCCGCTGCCCACAATAATCACGTCAAAGTGGTGAATTGTCTGTAAATTAGGCATGTCCATTCGCAACAATTTAAAACGTCCGCTAATGACACCCCTTTTTATCTAAAAAGGCAAGAGCTTAAGCGCTCTAACTCACAGAAAAATTGCAATTGGCTTAAAAAGTTGCAATGCGTAAAATAATCATTGTGAGGATGTATTACAAATAAACATATTGTTACCCACAACTCCAAAGTGTTGTGATACAAAAGTTTTATTCTTTTTCTCGTAGACCAATTGTGGGTGAGCACCAAATGAAAACTCGCTATTTACAACAAGGAATGTATGCAGCGGTATTTACAGTTGCTGCTGTTCAGACAAATGCTGCTGTTGATTTTTCAAACCTCGTTGAACAAGTTAGTCCAGCAGTAGTGAGTGTGAATGTCGTAAAAAAAATGACTCAGGATGAATTGCTGCAGCAACAAGTTCCTGAAATTTTAAAACGTTTCTTCGGAAATCAAGTCATCATTCCACAGCAACAAGGTCCACAAGAAAAGACCGCATATGGTAGTGCTTTCTTTATTAGTAAAGATGGTTATCTACTCACAAACCATCATGTGATTGAAAATGCTTCACGCATTAGTATTACTTTAAATGATCGACGTGAAATTGATGCAACAGTTGTTGGTAGCGATGAGCGTACAGACGTTGCATTGTTAAAGGTGACCGGAAATAGCTATCCAGCTTTACGAGTAGGGAACGTTGACCGCTTACGAGTAGGAGAGCCTGTTTTAGCAATTGGTTCTCCATTTGGTTTTGACTATTCAGCATCTGCGGGTATTGTCAGTGCTAAATCACGAAATATGATGGGCGAAACTTCAGTACCGTTTATTCAAACTGATGTTGCGCTAAATCCTGGTAACTCTGGTGGGCCACTATTTAACCAAAATGGTGAAGTGGTCGGAGTTAACTCTCGTATATTTAGCGGTACTGGCGGATATATGGGGTTATCTTTCTCTATCCCAATTGATGTAGCAATGGATGTAGCTGATCAGCTTAAAACTAAAGGTAAGGTCACACGTTCTTATCTTGGCGTAATGATGCAAGATATTGATCGTAATCTTGCAGATGCTTACAAATTGCCTAAGCCTGAAGGCGCTTTAATTACTCAGATTTCTCCAAACTCACCTGCACAAAAAGCAGGACTTAGAGCTGGAGATGTCATCTTAAAATTAAATGGCGTCCCTGTACTTCGTACTAGTGATTTACTCTATTCTTTGAATAAGGTACAACCAAATCAAACTGTTCAGTTTGAAGTATTACGTGATGATAAAACCCGTAATATTTCGGCGACTTTAAGTACTGCACCAGATGAGACTCCTGCTACAGGAGCACAAGCTGCGGTGTCTAAAGGTCCAGTTCTAGGAATGAGCATTCGTGATTTAGCTGAACCAGAAAAAAGTGCTTTAAGTGTAAAAGGTGGTATCTATGTACAAGATGTTCGCCGTGGTGGCTTAGCGTCATTGTCAAATATCATTCCGGGTGATGTGATTATTCAAGTCAACAATAACCAGATTTTAAATAGTCAGGATTTTGCAAAAGTTGTTTCTAACTTGCAAAAAAATACCGTAGCACGTGTCGCAATTATTCGTCAGGGACAACGCGCAATGCTTGGTTTACGTATTCAGTAAACTTAAAAAAGAAACAATGAACCACCTTAAATATGGGTGGTTTTTTGTTATTTATCTTGAGCGTATAGTGATATCTACCTACACTTATTTTAGTTTGAACGTTAATAAATAAGAGTGAACATTTGTGAGTAGTATTTTTGATTTACATATTCAGGTACAGCCACATCATATTGATGCGTTAGGACATGTGAATAATGTAATGTATGTACAGTGGATGCAAGATGTAGCTGCTGCTCATGTTGAAACATTAGGAGTAGGGGTCACTAAATATCTAGAGTTAAAACATGCAATGGTCGCTGTTGAGCATCATGTGCAATATCGTAAAGCTGCATTTGAAGGTGAACAAATTGTATTACGCACATGGTTAGATGATATCAATGCGCTTTATTCTTTCCGCCAGTATGTATTTTTCCGTCCATCAGATCAGGCTGTATTATTTGTTGGAAATACCAAATGGGCATGTATTGAAATTGCCACAGGGCGCCCAAAACGAATGTCTCCAACTTTTACCCATGCATACAAGCCACTTGATTCAAGCATAAACCCTTATGATTTTACTGTTTCTTATACATGAGGTTGCTTAAGAAGGAATTGGGCTGCATTGGCCTTTTAAAAACATAAGTAAAAGGTAATGATTATTTTGGATACTTTAAAATATCCATCTGTTATAATCGCACGCAATTAATTTAACTGCTTTGGCTGTGTATTAAAACAAGCTACATAGCACTCTATATTTTCTCAAGGTAACCCATGGCGCAAGCTAAAAAATCCGTCGATATCAAAAATATACGAAATTTCTCGATTATTGCTCACATTGACCATGGTAAGTCTACATTGGCTGACCGTTTTATTCAGATGTGTGGTGGTCTACAAGATCGTGAAATGCAAGCCCAAGTCTTGGACTCAATGGAGCTTGAGCGTGAACGTGGGATTACCATTAAAGCCGCTTCTGTCACGCTGTATTACACTCATCCGAATGGTCAGGAATATCAACTTAACTTTATTGATACTCCTGGACACGTAGACTTCTCGTATGAAGTTTCTCGTTCTTTAGCCGCATGTGAAGGTGCGCTATTGGTTGTAGATGCTGCGCAAGGCGTAGAAGCACAATCAGTTGCAAACTGTTATACCGCAATTGAACAAGGTCTCGAAGTTCTTCCTATTTTAAATAAAATTGATTTACCGCAGGCTGAACCTGAACGTGTAATTCATGAAATTGAAGAAATTATCGGAATTGAAGCAACCGACGCACCAACCTGTTCAGCAAAAACTGGTTTAGGTGTTGAAGGTGTTTTAGAGCGTTTAGTCGATGTTATTCCATCACCTGAAGGCAATCGTGATGCTCCATTGCAGGCATTAATTATCGATTCATGGTTTGATAACTACCTAGGTGTAGTTTCTCTTGTACGTATTAAACAAGGTCGTATCCGTAAGGGCGACAAAATGTTGGTTAAATCGACAGGACAAACTCATCCGGTAACTTCAGTGGGTGTATTTAATCCTAAGCATACTGAAACAGATATTCTTGAAGCTGGTGAAGTAGGTTTTGTTATTGCGGGTATTAAAGATATTTTTGGTGCACCAGTAGGTGACACTATTACCCTTGCTGCTACACCTGATGTTGCTATTTTACCGGGTTTTAAAAAGGTTAAACCGCAGGTTTATGCTGGTCTTTTCCCGATTGATGCGAGTGATTTTGAGCCATTCCGTGAAGCACTACAAAAATTGCAGATCAACGACTCGGCTTTATTTTTTGAACCAGAAAGCTCAGATGCATTAGGTTTTGGTTTCCGTTGTGGCTTCTTAGGAATGCTACACATGGAGATTGTACAAGAGCGTTTAGAGCGTGAATATGACCTTGATCTAATCAGTTCTGCGCCTACCGTAATTTATGAAGCATTAACCAAGAAGGGCGAAACGATTTATATCGATAGTCCATCAAAAATGCCAGACGGATCTACTGTAGAAGATTTGCGCGAGCCGATTGCAGAGTGTCATATCCTTGTTCCTCAAGAATACTTAGGGAATGTAATGACCCTATGTATTGAACGCCGTGGTGTTCAAAAAGATATGAAATTCTTGGGTAATCAAGTTTCTATTACCTTTGAAATCCCGATGGCTGAAGTCGTTATGGATTTCTTTGATAAATTAAAATCATGTTCTCGTGGTTTTGCATCGCTAGACTATAACTTTGTACGTTTCGAAAGTTCAGCTTTAGTTAAGGTTGATGTATTAATTAATAGTGACAAGGTTGATGCCTTGGCTATGATTTGTCACCGTAATGACGCACGTCATCGTGGTATTGCATTGGTTGAGAAAATGAAAGATTTGATTCCTCGCCAAATGTACGACGTTGCTATTCAGGCGGCTATCGGTGCACAGATTATTGCTCGTTCTACTGTAAAAGCGATGCGTAAAAACGTATTAGCGAAATGTTATGGTGGTGACGTTTCACGTAAGAAAAAACTACTTTCTAAACAAAAAGAAGGTAAGAAACGTATGAAACAAGTGGGAAGTGTTGAAATTCCACAAGAAGCGTTCTTGGCTGTATTGAAAGTAGAAAGATAAGAAATGAGGGTAGGGGGAAGCAAAATATTGCTTTTCCCTACTTTAAGACAAGCAGCTAGGCTGCGAGTGAGGTCGTGTGGATTTTGATTTTAATTTAATTCTTGTTCCAGTTACGCTGATTCTATTTGCAGTGTGGTTGTTAGATAAACTTGTATTCAAACAGCGTGCAAATAAAGGGCGCGGGAACGAAAATTTTGTTATTACCTGGGCCTATGACTTTTGGCCAGTTTTAGCTGTAGTACTTGTACTTCGTTCATTTCTTTATGAACCATTTAATATTCCATCAGACTCTATGGTACCCACTTTAGAAACTGGTGATTTTATTCTGGTTAATAAATTTGATTATGGTGTGCGTTTACCTATCGTCAATAAGAAAATTATTGATGTGGGAGAACCCAAGCGTGGTGATGTGATTGTATTCCGTTATCCACCTCAACCTACCATTAGTTATATTAAACGTGTAATCGGTTTGCCGGGTGATCATCTTGTTTATGATCATGGACAATTGATTATTAACGGACAAAAAGTACCGAAAGTATTAACACAGTTTAGTCGCGAAAAAGATGTGTTAGATACCCCAACGTCTATTTATCATAAAGAGACGATAGGTGAGCACACCTTTACGATGCGTGAACTTGAAGGCGTAAATGTGGCGCGTCAAGCACCGTTTATCAACTATGTTGAAAATGGTAAATATGCAAACCAAGACGGTTTATATTGGGAAGTGACTGTTCCAAAAGGACATTACTTTGCAATGGGAGATAACCGTGATCAAAGTGCAGACAGTCGTTTCTGGGGCTTCGTTCCTGAAGAAAATTTAACAGGGCGAGCATTCTATGTGTGGATGCATAAAGAACCGGGTTTACATCTTCCTAACTTTGGCCGAAATGGAAAAATAGATTAAAAACAACCATTAGGAAAAAAAGAAATGCGTAAGGCACAACAAGGTACTTCGTATTTAGCAATTTTATTTGGGGTGGTTATATTTGCAGTTGCAGTAAAAGCTGTACTTGCAGTTTGGCCAGCATATTGGGATGATCGCTTGATTAATAATCAGATAGAGGAGCTTTTACAAGAAAGCTCTTCTGAGATCACACCACAGAAGTTTGCGACACAAATGGATCAGCGACTGGAAATGAACAATATTCGTGATCTCCACTTTAAAGAGATTGCGCAAGTGTTTAATCAGTCTGGTCTGATAGTCAAAAAGAAATATGAAGTAAGAAAACCTTTCTTATCAAATATTGATTTAGTTTTAACATTTGAGAAGAGTTTTGATAAAACATCAGTTCAAACTAAGTGATCCTCGCTTATTGAGTCGAATCGGATATCAATTCAAGCAGCTTGAATTGTTACAGTTAGCTTTGACTCATCGTTCGGTGAGTCATAAATACAATTACGAGCGCTTGGAATTTTTAGGCGATTCATTATTAGGTATGATTGTTGCCAATTATCTATATCATGCCTATCCAAATGAAAACGAAGGTCGTCTAACGCGTATGCGAGCGACTTTAGTACGTCAGGAAGCTTTAGGTAAGATTGCAACCGATTTGCAACTTAGTCGGTGTTTAATATTAAGTACGGGTGAATTGAAATCTGGTGGTCATCATCGTGAGTCAATATTGGCTGACACGGTAGAAGCGATTATTGGTGCAATTTATATTGATAGTGGTGATCTCAACTTACTTACAGATATTGTGCTAAAATGGTATGTACCCTATTTAGACCATATTGAACCTACGGATCAACTTAAAGACCCGAAATCACGTTTACAAGAGTATCTACAAGCACGTAAAAAACCTCTCCCTGTTTACGAGGTTGTAGATATTCAGGGTGATGCACCTCACCAGCACTTTAAAGTTGAATGTTTGATAGATGGTTTATCAAGGATTTATGGTGAGGGTTCAAGTCGTCGTTTTGCCGAGCAGGCAGCAGCGGCGGAAATTTTAAAGTTATTGGAGCAATAACCTGCATGTCGATGCATTCTGATCAAATCAATCCAGATTCAAATGATAACCAAGATCCTAATAATCTGATTGATCAATTTTTTAGTTCCAAAGGCGTGACAATTCCTTCGGATTTTAAGAGCGGATTTGTGGCGATTGTAGGACGTCCAAATGTGGGTAAATCTACCCTCATGAACCATTTATTAGGTCAAAAGCTCTCTATTACTTCGCGTAAACCTCAAACAACACGTCATAAAATTATTGGTATTGATTCGCGTGAAAAAATGCAGGCGGTATATGTAGATACCCCAGGTATGCATAAAAAAGAAGTACGCGCTATTAATAAAATGATGAACCGTGCAGCTCATTCTGCATTACGTGACGTCAATTTGGTCTTATTCGTTATTGATGCTTATAAGTGGACTCCAAATGACGACTTAGTGCTTGAAAAACTCAAAAATGCTGAAATGCCAGTAATTTTGGTGATTAACAAGGCTGATACTTTTGAAGATAAAAGAGATATTCTGCCTTTAATTCAAGAGCGTGCAAAGCTTATGAATTTTGCCGAGATTGTTCCTGTATCTGCATTACGTGGAGCAAATCTGGAACACTTGAGTGAAACGATTGAGAAGTATCTTCCTTATCAAGCGCCTTTGTATTCATTTGATCAGATTACTGACCGTTCTGAACGCTTTTTAGCTAGCGAAATTATTCGTGAAAAAATCATGCGCCAGTTAGGTGAAGAACTACCTTATGATTTAACAGTACAAATCGAATCTTTCAAAACGGAAGAAGCTGCTGTTAGTGAAAAAACGGGTCGTTTAAAACCAGCTTGTACTTATATTGATGCAACGATTTTTGTAGATCGTGCGGGCCAAAAAGCGATTGTAATTGGTGAAAAAGGTGCCAAGCTTAAAACAATCGGTATGGATGCCCGAAAAGACATGGAAAAAATGTTTGAGCAAAAAATTATGCTCACACTTTGGGTGAAAGTGAAGGGTGGCTGGTCTGATGATGAGCGTGCCTTAAAAAGCTTAGGATATAGTGATATCTAAAGGATAAGGATACTGGTATGAAAACAATTACATCATTGGTGACTATAGTTGGATGTACATTGATGTTACAAGGTTGTGTATATAAGCTTGTAACCGTACCAGTAGGGATCGCCTATAAAACTACAAAAGGTGTTGTCAAAGGTACAGCGGCTGTTGTAGGTGCGGTGATTCCTGATGGTGATGATGAGGATGACAAAAAAGAAAAAGAATCTGAGGAATAGTTTCTTTTTATGATGCGCAATGAAGTCCTCCATGGATATATGATTCATCACCGTAAGTACCGTGAAAAAAGTCATATTGTGCATCTTTTTACTCAGGAATATGGGCGAGTCGATGGTATTTTAAGACAGACTCCGCCCCCTCAGTATCAACCTATCCGATTACAAGCGACAGGTAAAAGTGAGCTAAAAAACTTTACCAAGTTAGAAATATTAAATCAGCCTGTTTTCTTTTTTGGTGACGCCTTTTTTGCCGGATTTTATTTAAGTGAAATCATTCTTCGGCTATGTCCACTAGAAGAGGCAATGCCTCAATCTTTTGAGCAATATCAGTTAACTCTATTGCAGTTACAGCAGCTCGCTTCTAATGATCAGCCCGATCTTTTTTTAAGACAGATATTGCGTCAGTTCGAACATGTGCTTCTGCCTGAACTAGGGTACGCACTTGATTTTTCAATTGATACTCAGCAGCAGCCGATTCAATCTCATCAGTTTTATCAATTTCAAGTGACCGAAGGTTTTGCTCCCGTTGCGCAGGCGAGTCGTTCCTCTTTGTCAGGAAAAGCGATTTTGTCTATGGTGGATTATGAGCAAGGACAGGATTTTTCTCACGAACAACTGCAATTATTAGGTAAACTATACCGTCAAATGATTACATCGCTTTTAGGAGATCGTCCCCTAAAAAGTCGACAATTGTGGATTCAAAATACTCAAACTCAATCGTAATTAGGATTTATTTATGGCTGCATTGCTTGGTGTAAACATAGACCATGTTGCTACTTTAAGACAGGCGCGCGGTACTACTTATCCAGACCCTGTAGAAGCTGCTCTCATTTGTGAACAAGCTGGTGCAGAAGGGATTACCTTGCATTTGCGTGAAGATCGTCGCCATATTCAGGATGATGACGTACGTCGTATGCGACCATTATTAAAAACACGCATGAATCTAGAAATGGCTGTTACTGATGAAATGGTTGAGTTTGCCAAAGAAATTCAGCCACAGCATGTATGCTTCGTGCCAGAAAGACGCCAAGAAGTAACAACTGAAGGTGGTTTAGATGTAGTAGGTAACTTTGATAAGGTTAAAGCTGCAACTCAGGCCTTGGCTGCTATTGGTTGTGATGTATCATTATTTATTGATGCCGATTTAGCTCAGATTGATGCAGCAATTGCTTGTGGAGCACCTACTATTGAATTACACACGGGGGCCTATGCAGACGCGATAACAGAACAAGAGCAGCAAGAAGAACTAGCACGTATTATAAAAGGTGTGGAATACGCAGCTTCAAAAGGTTTGGTGGTAAATGCGGGTCACGGACTTAATTTAAAGAATGTTGCTCCAATTGCTGCTATCTCACAAATTCACGAGTTAAACATTGGGCACTCGATTATTGCTGACAGCATTTTTGTAGGTCTGGTTCAAGCTGTTAAAGATATGAAAGCGGCAATTCAGGTGGCAGGTTAATTGGTTATGTCGAGTATCAATTACGATGAATTAATGCAACCTGTCTTGGCTTTTTTAGGATGCCAAACACCAAACGCGTGGTTAGATGAGGCAATTAATAATTTAGATATCTTGATGCAAGATCATGCTAATTGCGAAAAAAAAGCAGCTAGTACAGCAATGAACTTAATGTTCCGTTATAGCTTTTTTCCTGATTTGCAAGTAAAGCTTGCACAACTAGTACGGGAAGAAATGCTCCATTATGAACAGGTGCTTGAGCTTATGGCCAAGCGTGGTCAGAAATGGGATGGCTTAAGTGCAGGGCGCTATGCGGGTGGCTTGCGTAAAGAGATTCGTACTTATGAACCCGAAGCTTTAATTGATGTACTAGTGGTAGGTGCTTTTGTTGAGGCTCGCTCATGCGAACGTTTCCATGCACTTGCTCCACGCGTAGATGAAGAGTTGGGGCGCTATTATCGCTACTTGCTTAAGTCGGAGTCTCGTCATTTTGAAGACTATTTGGCACTTGCACTTGATGCTGCAAAAAATGCAAAAATGAAAAATCCTAAAGAGGATATTCAACAGCGAATTGAGCATATTCGTGAGGTTGAAAAGAATCTGATTTTAACGCCTGATGATACCTTCCGT is a genomic window containing:
- the lepB gene encoding signal peptidase I, yielding MDFDFNLILVPVTLILFAVWLLDKLVFKQRANKGRGNENFVITWAYDFWPVLAVVLVLRSFLYEPFNIPSDSMVPTLETGDFILVNKFDYGVRLPIVNKKIIDVGEPKRGDVIVFRYPPQPTISYIKRVIGLPGDHLVYDHGQLIINGQKVPKVLTQFSREKDVLDTPTSIYHKETIGEHTFTMRELEGVNVARQAPFINYVENGKYANQDGLYWEVTVPKGHYFAMGDNRDQSADSRFWGFVPEENLTGRAFYVWMHKEPGLHLPNFGRNGKID
- the rnc gene encoding ribonuclease III, translated to MIKHQFKLSDPRLLSRIGYQFKQLELLQLALTHRSVSHKYNYERLEFLGDSLLGMIVANYLYHAYPNENEGRLTRMRATLVRQEALGKIATDLQLSRCLILSTGELKSGGHHRESILADTVEAIIGAIYIDSGDLNLLTDIVLKWYVPYLDHIEPTDQLKDPKSRLQEYLQARKKPLPVYEVVDIQGDAPHQHFKVECLIDGLSRIYGEGSSRRFAEQAAAAEILKLLEQ
- the recO gene encoding DNA repair protein RecO, with the translated sequence MMRNEVLHGYMIHHRKYREKSHIVHLFTQEYGRVDGILRQTPPPQYQPIRLQATGKSELKNFTKLEILNQPVFFFGDAFFAGFYLSEIILRLCPLEEAMPQSFEQYQLTLLQLQQLASNDQPDLFLRQILRQFEHVLLPELGYALDFSIDTQQQPIQSHQFYQFQVTEGFAPVAQASRSSLSGKAILSMVDYEQGQDFSHEQLQLLGKLYRQMITSLLGDRPLKSRQLWIQNTQTQS
- the era gene encoding GTPase Era translates to MHSDQINPDSNDNQDPNNLIDQFFSSKGVTIPSDFKSGFVAIVGRPNVGKSTLMNHLLGQKLSITSRKPQTTRHKIIGIDSREKMQAVYVDTPGMHKKEVRAINKMMNRAAHSALRDVNLVLFVIDAYKWTPNDDLVLEKLKNAEMPVILVINKADTFEDKRDILPLIQERAKLMNFAEIVPVSALRGANLEHLSETIEKYLPYQAPLYSFDQITDRSERFLASEIIREKIMRQLGEELPYDLTVQIESFKTEEAAVSEKTGRLKPACTYIDATIFVDRAGQKAIVIGEKGAKLKTIGMDARKDMEKMFEQKIMLTLWVKVKGGWSDDERALKSLGYSDI
- the pdxJ gene encoding pyridoxine 5'-phosphate synthase, coding for MAALLGVNIDHVATLRQARGTTYPDPVEAALICEQAGAEGITLHLREDRRHIQDDDVRRMRPLLKTRMNLEMAVTDEMVEFAKEIQPQHVCFVPERRQEVTTEGGLDVVGNFDKVKAATQALAAIGCDVSLFIDADLAQIDAAIACGAPTIELHTGAYADAITEQEQQEELARIIKGVEYAASKGLVVNAGHGLNLKNVAPIAAISQIHELNIGHSIIADSIFVGLVQAVKDMKAAIQVAG
- a CDS encoding acyl-CoA thioesterase, producing the protein MSSIFDLHIQVQPHHIDALGHVNNVMYVQWMQDVAAAHVETLGVGVTKYLELKHAMVAVEHHVQYRKAAFEGEQIVLRTWLDDINALYSFRQYVFFRPSDQAVLFVGNTKWACIEIATGRPKRMSPTFTHAYKPLDSSINPYDFTVSYT
- a CDS encoding tRNA-(ms[2]io[6]A)-hydroxylase, whose protein sequence is MSSINYDELMQPVLAFLGCQTPNAWLDEAINNLDILMQDHANCEKKAASTAMNLMFRYSFFPDLQVKLAQLVREEMLHYEQVLELMAKRGQKWDGLSAGRYAGGLRKEIRTYEPEALIDVLVVGAFVEARSCERFHALAPRVDEELGRYYRYLLKSESRHFEDYLALALDAAKNAKMKNPKEDIQQRIEHIREVEKNLILTPDDTFRFHSGVPA
- a CDS encoding DUF4845 domain-containing protein, with product MRKAQQGTSYLAILFGVVIFAVAVKAVLAVWPAYWDDRLINNQIEELLQESSSEITPQKFATQMDQRLEMNNIRDLHFKEIAQVFNQSGLIVKKKYEVRKPFLSNIDLVLTFEKSFDKTSVQTK
- the lepA gene encoding translation elongation factor 4 translates to MAQAKKSVDIKNIRNFSIIAHIDHGKSTLADRFIQMCGGLQDREMQAQVLDSMELERERGITIKAASVTLYYTHPNGQEYQLNFIDTPGHVDFSYEVSRSLAACEGALLVVDAAQGVEAQSVANCYTAIEQGLEVLPILNKIDLPQAEPERVIHEIEEIIGIEATDAPTCSAKTGLGVEGVLERLVDVIPSPEGNRDAPLQALIIDSWFDNYLGVVSLVRIKQGRIRKGDKMLVKSTGQTHPVTSVGVFNPKHTETDILEAGEVGFVIAGIKDIFGAPVGDTITLAATPDVAILPGFKKVKPQVYAGLFPIDASDFEPFREALQKLQINDSALFFEPESSDALGFGFRCGFLGMLHMEIVQERLEREYDLDLISSAPTVIYEALTKKGETIYIDSPSKMPDGSTVEDLREPIAECHILVPQEYLGNVMTLCIERRGVQKDMKFLGNQVSITFEIPMAEVVMDFFDKLKSCSRGFASLDYNFVRFESSALVKVDVLINSDKVDALAMICHRNDARHRGIALVEKMKDLIPRQMYDVAIQAAIGAQIIARSTVKAMRKNVLAKCYGGDVSRKKKLLSKQKEGKKRMKQVGSVEIPQEAFLAVLKVER
- a CDS encoding Do family serine endopeptidase, whose protein sequence is MKTRYLQQGMYAAVFTVAAVQTNAAVDFSNLVEQVSPAVVSVNVVKKMTQDELLQQQVPEILKRFFGNQVIIPQQQGPQEKTAYGSAFFISKDGYLLTNHHVIENASRISITLNDRREIDATVVGSDERTDVALLKVTGNSYPALRVGNVDRLRVGEPVLAIGSPFGFDYSASAGIVSAKSRNMMGETSVPFIQTDVALNPGNSGGPLFNQNGEVVGVNSRIFSGTGGYMGLSFSIPIDVAMDVADQLKTKGKVTRSYLGVMMQDIDRNLADAYKLPKPEGALITQISPNSPAQKAGLRAGDVILKLNGVPVLRTSDLLYSLNKVQPNQTVQFEVLRDDKTRNISATLSTAPDETPATGAQAAVSKGPVLGMSIRDLAEPEKSALSVKGGIYVQDVRRGGLASLSNIIPGDVIIQVNNNQILNSQDFAKVVSNLQKNTVARVAIIRQGQRAMLGLRIQ
- a CDS encoding NF038104 family lipoprotein, with the protein product MKTITSLVTIVGCTLMLQGCVYKLVTVPVGIAYKTTKGVVKGTAAVVGAVIPDGDDEDDKKEKESEE